One segment of Ignavibacteriales bacterium DNA contains the following:
- a CDS encoding zinc-ribbon domain-containing protein codes for MNKPQPSEYSCPHCNTTVNQEDKFCPNCGSLFMDRFVCMNHGSTEAEGVCVICSKPFCKKCGKESVKIFLCDPHWQYEIHEGMARVFGCFDNLHAQHVTSCLEQAGYHPFLYSRMFNPNADLVSISGMTRNFGNHPINELKVLLPFSEVLRAEETLKQLGFNG; via the coding sequence ATGAATAAACCCCAGCCATCAGAATACTCCTGCCCCCACTGCAACACAACTGTAAATCAAGAAGATAAATTTTGCCCCAACTGCGGCTCACTTTTTATGGATAGGTTTGTATGCATGAATCACGGATCAACAGAGGCGGAAGGTGTTTGCGTTATCTGCTCAAAACCGTTTTGCAAAAAATGCGGAAAAGAATCGGTCAAAATTTTCCTTTGCGATCCGCATTGGCAATATGAAATCCACGAAGGTATGGCAAGAGTTTTCGGTTGTTTCGATAATCTTCACGCCCAGCATGTAACCTCATGTTTGGAACAGGCGGGGTATCATCCGTTTCTTTACTCAAGAATGTTCAATCCCAACGCCGATCTTGTCTCCATAAGCGGCATGACTCGTAATTTTGGCAATCATCCCATCAATGAGTTGAAAGTACTCCTCCCTTTCTCCGAAGTTCTCAGGGCAGAAGAGACTTTAAAGCAGCTTGGTTTTAACGGGTAG